A single Dechloromonas denitrificans DNA region contains:
- a CDS encoding DUF2309 domain-containing protein — translation MNAADQLPIRQRLAHWVEHLSHVLPAQAPIRDFVHHNTLHGFQHLPFPEALAAAQRLTGATTYWPEARFRECHAAGRIDDDDLLAALVEAGVAELEQPVMRALSRRDVLLASLLAAPETPGAARLDWLTREQGLADDPVFAQCRALTAGLASTADTHSADWEPAALTAWDSLCQRVGVDWTLRSLLEYLSGEDVLEQVRSILQRQLAAHLDLGVAAWRNPRQAQGFFAAWRACAGLDMFWELEELPNVRDEIVHLGDDPLDVLIEELARLIPEEHLWYGYLERLSLELPGWSGMFLWRDRHPGRGDGTPVAMLDYLAVRVLLERMLCEDLMCRLTGVPMSFEELRAYYAASPAEFFVRDALRRRALPEQLQNEAAHRVRAGNAGREESWRALAEAIAACPDEVAATANAWRLAALCRQLAMTPADLATLSCEEAAAVQDCAASLDGLQRGQIWLLAYERHYREQLFTALATNHPRQKAVPTPSAQVVLCMDDREEGTRRHLEEIAPAVATYGAAGFFGVVMYWQGADDGAPAALCPVVVQPTHLVREQPLAGRESAFAGYTARRDSRLRWRERLYQATRRRPLGGPLLTALAGLPALLTLSAASLAPGWFGKTAGRWRQLHDGRPATGLRLTAAEAGPATPEQPQHGFSDDEQVDRVEAFLQMIGLTGNFAPLVLMLGHGSSSLNNPHRSAYDCGACSGRHGGPNARVFATMANRPPVRQALLERGIAIPDSTWFVAAEHNTCDDGIEWYDLESVPERFQAALDVLLGQVSEACRAHAAERCRRLASAPPRLSPWQASRHVVGRANDISQARPELGHANNAAALIGRREISRGLFLDRRTFLISYDPTADCDGYIVEGILLATAPVGAGIALEYYFSSVDNERFGCGSKITHNITGLFGVMEGADSDLRTGLPWQMVEIHEPMRLLVVVEQTPERLTAILQRQPQLQELINNAWIVLAAKDPLSGAIHHYCPRRGWLPWSGKAVLPQVARSVDWFAGASEALAPALLLGAAR, via the coding sequence ATGAACGCCGCCGACCAACTGCCGATCCGCCAACGCCTGGCCCACTGGGTCGAGCACCTGAGCCACGTGCTGCCGGCCCAGGCGCCGATTCGCGATTTCGTCCATCACAACACGCTGCACGGCTTTCAGCATCTGCCCTTTCCGGAAGCCCTGGCCGCCGCCCAGCGACTGACCGGCGCGACGACTTATTGGCCGGAAGCGCGCTTTCGCGAATGCCATGCGGCCGGCCGGATCGACGATGACGATCTGCTCGCCGCGCTCGTCGAGGCGGGCGTCGCGGAACTCGAGCAGCCGGTGATGCGGGCCCTGAGCCGGCGCGACGTGCTGCTGGCCAGTCTGCTGGCCGCTCCGGAAACGCCGGGCGCTGCCCGCCTCGACTGGCTGACGCGCGAGCAGGGGCTGGCCGACGACCCGGTTTTTGCCCAGTGCCGGGCCTTGACCGCCGGGCTTGCCAGCACGGCCGATACCCACTCCGCCGACTGGGAACCGGCCGCACTGACTGCCTGGGACAGCCTGTGCCAGCGCGTCGGCGTGGACTGGACGCTGCGCAGCCTGCTCGAATACCTGAGCGGTGAAGATGTGCTGGAACAGGTACGCAGCATTCTGCAGCGCCAGCTTGCCGCCCATCTCGATCTGGGCGTCGCCGCCTGGCGCAATCCGCGGCAGGCGCAGGGTTTTTTTGCCGCCTGGCGGGCCTGCGCCGGGCTGGACATGTTCTGGGAGCTGGAGGAGCTGCCCAATGTGCGCGACGAAATCGTCCATCTGGGCGACGACCCGCTCGACGTGCTGATCGAGGAACTGGCCCGGCTGATTCCGGAAGAACATCTCTGGTATGGCTATCTCGAACGTCTCAGTCTGGAGTTGCCCGGCTGGTCCGGGATGTTCCTCTGGCGCGACCGCCACCCGGGGCGCGGCGACGGCACGCCGGTCGCCATGCTCGATTACCTGGCCGTGCGCGTGCTGCTCGAGCGCATGCTCTGTGAAGACCTGATGTGCCGGCTGACCGGCGTCCCGATGAGTTTCGAGGAGCTGCGCGCCTACTATGCCGCCAGCCCGGCCGAGTTTTTCGTTCGCGATGCCCTGCGCCGTCGGGCCTTGCCGGAGCAATTGCAGAACGAGGCGGCGCATCGGGTCCGCGCCGGCAATGCCGGCCGCGAGGAAAGCTGGCGGGCGCTGGCCGAAGCGATTGCCGCCTGCCCCGACGAGGTCGCCGCCACGGCCAACGCCTGGCGGCTGGCCGCGCTGTGCCGCCAGTTGGCGATGACGCCGGCCGATCTGGCGACGCTGAGCTGCGAAGAAGCCGCCGCCGTGCAGGACTGCGCGGCCAGCCTGGACGGTTTGCAACGCGGCCAGATCTGGCTGCTGGCCTATGAGCGCCATTACCGCGAGCAGCTCTTCACCGCGCTGGCCACCAACCATCCCCGGCAAAAAGCGGTGCCGACTCCATCGGCACAGGTGGTGCTGTGCATGGACGACCGTGAGGAGGGCACCCGCCGGCATCTCGAGGAAATCGCCCCGGCCGTGGCGACCTACGGCGCCGCCGGCTTTTTCGGCGTGGTCATGTACTGGCAGGGGGCCGACGACGGGGCGCCCGCGGCCCTCTGTCCGGTGGTCGTGCAGCCGACCCATCTCGTCCGCGAACAGCCGCTGGCCGGCCGCGAGTCGGCCTTTGCCGGCTATACCGCCCGGCGCGACAGCCGGCTGCGCTGGCGCGAACGGCTCTATCAGGCGACCCGCCGCCGGCCGCTCGGCGGTCCGCTGTTGACCGCGCTGGCCGGCCTGCCGGCCTTGCTCACCTTGAGCGCGGCCAGCCTGGCGCCCGGCTGGTTCGGCAAAACCGCCGGCCGCTGGCGCCAGTTGCACGATGGCCGGCCGGCGACCGGCCTGCGACTGACCGCGGCGGAGGCCGGGCCGGCCACGCCGGAACAGCCGCAGCACGGCTTTAGCGACGACGAGCAGGTCGACCGCGTCGAAGCCTTCCTGCAGATGATCGGCCTGACCGGCAATTTCGCGCCGCTGGTCCTGATGTTGGGCCACGGTTCCTCCAGCCTGAACAACCCGCACCGCTCGGCCTACGACTGCGGCGCCTGCTCCGGCCGGCACGGCGGGCCGAATGCGCGGGTCTTCGCGACGATGGCCAACCGCCCGCCGGTGCGCCAGGCGTTGCTTGAACGCGGCATCGCCATTCCGGACAGCACCTGGTTCGTTGCCGCCGAACACAATACCTGCGATGACGGCATCGAGTGGTACGACCTCGAATCGGTGCCGGAGCGCTTCCAGGCGGCGCTCGATGTGTTGCTCGGCCAGGTCAGCGAAGCCTGCCGCGCCCATGCCGCCGAACGCTGCCGCCGGCTGGCCTCGGCGCCGCCGCGTTTGTCGCCGTGGCAGGCCAGCCGGCATGTGGTCGGCCGCGCCAACGACATTTCCCAGGCCCGGCCGGAGCTCGGCCACGCCAACAACGCCGCTGCCCTGATCGGCCGGCGCGAGATCAGCCGCGGCCTGTTTCTCGACCGCCGGACCTTCTTGATTTCCTACGACCCGACGGCCGACTGCGACGGCTACATCGTCGAAGGCATCCTGCTTGCCACCGCACCGGTCGGGGCCGGCATTGCCCTCGAATATTATTTTTCCAGCGTCGATAACGAACGTTTCGGCTGCGGTTCAAAAATCACCCACAACATCACCGGCCTGTTCGGGGTGATGGAAGGGGCCGATTCCGATCTGCGCACCGGTCTGCCCTGGCAGATGGTCGAGATCCACGAGCCGATGCGTCTGCTGGTCGTCGTCGAGCAGACCCCCGAGCGGCTGACCGCCATTCTGCAGCGCCAGCCGCAGTTGCAGGAATTGATCAACAACGCCTGGATCGTTCTCGCCGCCAAGGACCCGCTCTCCGGCGCCATCCATCACTACTGCCCGCGCCGCGGCTGGTTGCCGTGGTCGGGCAAGGCGGTGCTGCCGCAGGTGGCGCGCTCGGTCGACTGGTTCGCCGGGGCGAGCGAGGCGCTGGCGCCGGCCCTGCTGCTCGGAGCCGCCCGATGA
- a CDS encoding zinc ribbon domain-containing protein YjdM — protein MSKLPNCPQCKSEFTYEDGNMYVCPECAHEWSKDAGADSAEQAKVWKDANGNLLQDGDTVTVIKDLKIKGSSSVVKVGTKVKNIRLIEGDHDIDCKIDGIGAMQLKSEFVKKV, from the coding sequence ATGAGCAAGCTACCCAACTGCCCCCAGTGCAAATCCGAATTCACCTACGAAGACGGCAACATGTACGTCTGCCCGGAATGCGCCCACGAATGGAGCAAGGATGCCGGCGCCGACAGCGCCGAACAGGCCAAGGTCTGGAAGGACGCCAACGGCAACCTGCTGCAGGACGGCGACACCGTGACGGTGATCAAGGACCTGAAGATCAAGGGCTCGTCATCGGTCGTCAAGGTCGGCACCAAGGTCAAGAACATCCGCCTGATCGAAGGCGATCACGACATCGACTGCAAGATCGACGGCATCGGCGCGATGCAGCTCAAGTCGGAATTCGTCAAGAAGGTCTGA
- a CDS encoding SulP family inorganic anion transporter gives MKIAFHPKLLDCLPTYNRAQFGKDLASGITVGVLALPLAMAFAIASGCSPSAGIWTAIVAGLITSLFGGSRVQIGGPTGAFIPIIYGIVAIQGFANLMAATMLAGIFLLAMGLARLGQLIRFIPITVVIGFTNGIAVVIFLAQIKDFFGLKIDNLPAEFFLRIKVLAANAHSVDLPTLALATACFIFLLSYNWLAQRFALLRRAPGPLAVLLVGTLVSFLFDLPVETIGSRFGGIPQELPHFGLPDLSIHDIGKLISPAITIALLGAIESLLSARVADSMIDDRHDPNQELVAQGLANIAAPLFGGFAATGAIARTSTNVKSGGRTPIAGVIHALVLLGIVLLAAPLASYVPLATLSAIVMVVAINMGEWHEFKELRRYSYNYRVILLATFFVTVVFDLTIAVELGMVLASLFFIYRMSELTRVERRPLREEASEPQFLYPDGTMRVAAWQLFGSLFFGAVNKLEVLLDPAAGHPEVVILDMTQLIQLDTTGLEGLESLLDKLHKRGCRLLVCGLNSQPGSLLYRSGFIDHLGDENVCLDLTSALARAYILLPNLMGGSEEDY, from the coding sequence ATGAAAATCGCCTTCCACCCCAAGCTGCTGGATTGCCTGCCGACCTATAACCGGGCGCAATTCGGCAAGGATCTCGCCTCGGGCATCACGGTCGGCGTGCTCGCTCTGCCACTGGCCATGGCCTTCGCCATCGCTTCCGGTTGCTCGCCATCGGCCGGCATCTGGACGGCCATCGTCGCCGGCCTGATCACCTCGCTGTTCGGCGGCTCGCGCGTGCAAATCGGCGGCCCGACCGGCGCCTTCATTCCGATCATCTACGGCATTGTCGCCATTCAGGGTTTCGCCAACCTGATGGCCGCCACCATGCTCGCCGGCATCTTCCTGCTGGCCATGGGCCTGGCCCGCCTGGGGCAACTGATCCGCTTCATCCCGATCACCGTCGTCATCGGCTTTACCAACGGCATCGCCGTGGTCATCTTCCTGGCCCAGATCAAGGATTTCTTCGGCTTGAAGATCGACAACCTGCCAGCCGAGTTTTTCCTGCGCATCAAGGTCCTCGCCGCCAACGCGCATAGCGTCGATCTGCCGACCCTGGCGCTGGCCACCGCCTGTTTCATCTTCCTCCTTTCCTACAACTGGCTGGCCCAACGCTTCGCCTTGCTGCGCCGCGCCCCGGGGCCGCTCGCCGTGCTACTGGTCGGCACGCTGGTCTCCTTCCTGTTCGATCTGCCGGTGGAAACCATTGGCAGCCGCTTCGGCGGAATCCCGCAGGAACTGCCGCACTTCGGCCTGCCCGACCTGTCGATTCACGATATCGGCAAGCTGATTTCGCCGGCCATCACCATCGCCCTGCTCGGCGCCATCGAATCGCTGCTCTCGGCCCGCGTCGCCGACAGCATGATCGACGACCGCCACGACCCCAACCAGGAACTGGTCGCCCAGGGCCTGGCCAATATCGCCGCCCCGCTGTTCGGCGGCTTCGCCGCCACCGGCGCCATCGCCCGCACCTCGACCAACGTCAAAAGCGGCGGTCGCACGCCGATCGCCGGCGTCATCCATGCCCTCGTGCTGCTCGGCATCGTGCTGCTCGCCGCGCCGCTCGCCTCCTACGTGCCGCTCGCCACGCTGTCGGCGATCGTCATGGTGGTCGCCATCAACATGGGCGAATGGCACGAATTCAAGGAACTGCGCCGCTACTCGTACAACTACCGGGTGATCCTGCTCGCCACCTTCTTCGTCACCGTCGTCTTCGACCTGACCATCGCCGTCGAACTCGGCATGGTGCTGGCCAGCCTGTTCTTCATCTACCGGATGTCGGAACTGACCCGTGTCGAACGCCGGCCGCTGCGCGAAGAAGCCAGCGAACCGCAGTTTCTCTACCCGGACGGCACGATGCGCGTCGCCGCCTGGCAATTGTTCGGCTCGCTGTTCTTCGGCGCCGTGAACAAGCTGGAAGTCCTGCTCGATCCGGCCGCCGGCCATCCGGAAGTCGTCATTCTCGACATGACGCAACTGATCCAGCTCGACACCACCGGCCTCGAAGGCCTGGAAAGCCTGCTCGACAAATTGCACAAGCGCGGTTGCCGGCTGCTCGTCTGCGGCCTGAACTCCCAGCCCGGCTCGCTGCTCTATCGCTCCGGCTTCATCGACCATCTCGGCGACGAAAACGTCTGCCTCGACCTGACTAGCGCCCTGGCGCGCGCCTACATCCTGCTGCCCAACCTGATGGGCGGCTCGGAAGAAGATTACTGA
- a CDS encoding complex I subunit 4 family protein: MSLPLLSLLVFLPLAGAALLWLLPVRAARHTVALVMLLTLLLSAAVLLAYDPAGARFQLVERSLWIASLNVHYLLAVDGLSVLFLPATALLFLGSLVAGWNSVPDAPRLHFSLLLLFQTVTLGIFCALDTVLFFFFWELSLVPLYFLLGRWGVTAGCRQAAARYFLIMLAGGIPLLIAFVMLGTSQPVPTFDLITLLDIRLPRSTQLAVFLLCLLGFAVKVPLVPLHTWLPRFALAAPGSLTALLVGLKLGAFGLIRFAIPLAPDVAQDLHWLLAGLGTVTLLYGAVGVLGQTNLRVGLAYASICHVGLAVLGLAALSAQGVQGAVSLLLSFSVATGGGFILLEFLRQRTGSTDIHALGGAAKTMPLLASGFLICGLAGVGMPGTSSFPGEFLLILAALQSHTGAGMAALFGLSIAAGAFLALYRQAFFGPVRRREVAEAQDLRPREWLVLVALTAMIVGIGIYPGPWIDIVRPASEAWAAGVRR; the protein is encoded by the coding sequence ATGAGCCTGCCGCTGCTCTCGCTGCTCGTCTTTCTGCCGCTGGCCGGGGCGGCCCTGCTGTGGCTGTTGCCGGTCCGCGCGGCGCGCCACACGGTGGCGCTGGTCATGCTGCTGACGCTGCTGCTGAGCGCCGCCGTGCTGCTCGCCTACGATCCGGCCGGGGCGCGCTTTCAGCTGGTCGAGCGCAGCTTGTGGATCGCCAGCCTGAATGTTCATTACCTGTTGGCGGTGGACGGCCTTTCAGTGCTCTTCCTGCCGGCCACGGCATTGCTTTTCCTCGGCTCGCTGGTGGCCGGCTGGAACAGCGTGCCCGACGCGCCGCGCCTGCATTTCAGCCTGCTGCTGCTGTTTCAGACGGTGACGCTGGGCATCTTCTGTGCGCTCGATACCGTGCTGTTTTTCTTCTTCTGGGAACTGTCGTTGGTTCCGCTCTATTTCCTGCTCGGGCGCTGGGGTGTCACTGCCGGCTGTCGGCAGGCCGCCGCCCGCTATTTCCTGATCATGCTGGCCGGCGGCATTCCCTTGCTGATCGCCTTCGTCATGCTCGGCACCAGCCAGCCGGTGCCGACCTTCGACCTGATCACGCTGCTCGATATACGTTTGCCGCGCTCGACGCAGCTGGCGGTATTCCTGCTCTGCCTGCTCGGTTTCGCCGTCAAGGTGCCGCTCGTCCCGCTGCACACCTGGCTGCCGCGCTTTGCGCTGGCTGCGCCGGGGTCGCTGACGGCGCTGCTGGTCGGCCTGAAACTCGGCGCCTTCGGGCTGATCCGTTTCGCCATTCCGCTCGCTCCTGACGTCGCCCAGGATCTGCACTGGCTGCTCGCCGGACTCGGCACGGTGACGCTGCTCTACGGGGCGGTCGGCGTGCTCGGCCAGACCAATCTGCGCGTCGGCCTGGCCTACGCCAGCATCTGCCATGTCGGCCTCGCCGTGCTCGGTCTGGCGGCCTTGAGCGCCCAGGGCGTGCAGGGCGCCGTGTCATTGCTGCTCAGCTTCTCGGTGGCGACCGGCGGTGGCTTCATCCTGCTCGAATTCCTGCGCCAGCGCACCGGCTCGACCGACATCCATGCGCTGGGCGGAGCGGCCAAAACGATGCCGCTGCTCGCCAGCGGTTTTCTGATCTGTGGTCTGGCCGGCGTCGGCATGCCGGGGACGAGCAGCTTTCCCGGTGAATTCCTGCTCATCTTGGCGGCACTGCAAAGCCATACCGGGGCCGGCATGGCGGCGTTGTTCGGCCTGTCGATCGCCGCTGGCGCCTTCCTGGCGCTTTATCGCCAGGCTTTCTTCGGTCCGGTGCGGCGCCGCGAAGTGGCCGAGGCGCAGGATTTGCGGCCGCGCGAATGGCTGGTGCTGGTCGCCCTGACCGCGATGATCGTCGGGATCGGCATCTACCCGGGGCCGTGGATCGATATCGTCCGCCCGGCGTCCGAGGCGTGGGCGGCCGGCGTCAGGCGTTAG
- a CDS encoding proton-conducting transporter membrane subunit, producing MMPLLVHLPDWVWLVPGLPLLASLLIGLRVLLGRAAGDAAEPLTAGLSAVAAFGGLALLVALDVLAVLRGLPGHRVLAVWFGSGSWQGTFSFLLDGLSLTLATLVALIGWLVVRFSANYVHREAGFHRYFIVLNFFLAGIQLVLLAGNGLLAFVGWEMCGVASFLLIGYAWQRPVATGNALFVFVTNRGGDAGFLLALGFAAAWLGSFEWTALAGSGQIGVVNARLIALGFALAALAKSAQLPFTPWISRALEGPTPSSAIFYGAVMVHAGVYLLLRLEPLLVQAPDVLAGLVVLGVLTALYAWLCGLVQTDVKSALIFATVFQVALMFVEIGLGWSTLALAHLCLHAAWRAWQFLLAPSWLAVTRERPSPPPSWLRRNQLLYTLAQQRLWLDKLAQTLFVNPTESFARDLRALEENFIDRAIGEPGRGKPIDPERPLILVDGLPGRALAAAAGVLQQIENRLLLRGRGGAAEKLLHQLGSYLRTLENLLEQPRYLMMAVMATFVVIL from the coding sequence ATGATGCCGCTGCTCGTTCATCTTCCCGACTGGGTCTGGCTGGTGCCCGGACTGCCGCTGCTCGCCTCGCTCTTGATCGGCCTGCGCGTGCTGCTCGGGCGTGCCGCCGGCGATGCAGCCGAGCCGCTGACCGCCGGGCTGTCGGCAGTGGCCGCGTTCGGCGGCCTGGCGTTGCTGGTCGCCCTCGATGTTCTCGCCGTGCTGCGCGGTCTGCCCGGGCATCGGGTGCTCGCCGTGTGGTTCGGCAGCGGCAGCTGGCAGGGCACCTTCTCTTTCCTGCTCGACGGCCTGTCGCTGACCCTGGCCACCCTGGTCGCCCTGATCGGTTGGCTGGTCGTCCGCTTTTCCGCCAACTATGTGCATCGCGAAGCCGGCTTCCATCGCTACTTCATCGTTCTCAATTTCTTTCTGGCCGGCATCCAGCTCGTGCTGCTCGCCGGCAACGGCTTGCTGGCCTTCGTCGGCTGGGAAATGTGCGGCGTCGCCTCCTTCCTGCTCATCGGCTACGCCTGGCAGCGCCCGGTGGCCACCGGCAATGCGCTGTTCGTCTTCGTCACCAACCGCGGCGGCGACGCCGGCTTCCTGCTCGCCCTCGGTTTCGCCGCGGCCTGGCTGGGCAGCTTCGAGTGGACGGCACTGGCCGGCAGCGGACAGATCGGCGTCGTCAATGCCCGCCTGATCGCCCTCGGCTTCGCGCTGGCGGCCCTCGCCAAGTCGGCGCAACTGCCGTTCACGCCATGGATCAGTCGGGCGCTCGAAGGGCCGACGCCGTCATCGGCCATCTTCTACGGCGCGGTGATGGTGCACGCCGGCGTCTACCTGCTGCTTCGTCTCGAACCGCTGCTCGTCCAGGCGCCCGACGTGCTGGCCGGGCTGGTCGTGCTCGGCGTGTTGACGGCGCTCTACGCCTGGCTGTGCGGGCTGGTCCAGACCGACGTCAAATCGGCGCTGATTTTCGCCACGGTCTTCCAGGTTGCGCTGATGTTCGTCGAAATCGGCCTCGGTTGGTCGACGCTGGCCCTGGCCCATCTCTGCCTGCATGCCGCCTGGCGCGCCTGGCAGTTCCTGCTCGCCCCGTCCTGGCTGGCCGTTACCCGGGAACGGCCGAGCCCGCCGCCGTCCTGGCTGCGCCGCAATCAGCTGTTATATACGCTGGCGCAGCAGCGCCTGTGGCTCGACAAGCTGGCCCAGACGCTGTTCGTCAATCCGACCGAGTCGTTCGCCCGCGATCTGCGCGCCCTCGAGGAGAACTTCATCGACCGCGCCATCGGCGAGCCGGGCCGGGGCAAGCCGATCGATCCGGAACGCCCGCTGATCCTCGTCGATGGCCTGCCCGGCCGGGCGCTGGCGGCAGCGGCCGGCGTGCTGCAGCAGATCGAGAACCGGCTGTTGTTGCGCGGCCGGGGCGGGGCCGCCGAGAAGCTGCTGCATCAGCTCGGCAGCTACCTGCGGACGCTGGAAAACCTGCTTGAGCAGCCGCGTTACCTGATGATGGCGGTGATGGCGACCTTCGTGGTGATCCTGTGA
- a CDS encoding complex I subunit 4 family protein — MSGFSEIFWAQQSGLPLLVLLQLLPLLGAALVFVFQERASAVVAGKVFALGELVLAIVATSRIDPLQPALQLAERFAPLAYHVAVDGLSLIFLLVTALLTLLLMLYGMSRGMISPGRLYAVLLIAEAGLVGMLLTLNVAWFAFYSALELWAVVYLLRRWASSRAEIHALSRFIQYQSFGWLLFAAGCLVLGWGHAEATGGRWSFDLFDLVGAVPVGKFQTAAFYLLFYGLAVRTPLFPLHGWLPNMAQHGLIAVAPALMVGVKVGIYGMLRFVLPLTPAAVQYWQPYIVGFAMAGIFFTAALAFQQTNLRRLLAFAVVSHTSLLVIGVFSLHESGIQGAVLLAANFGLAVTGMWFIVGFVFRRTGTTELHELSGLFERIPFLAIAFLVFGLAIVGMPGTPGFDAAHLVLEAAIDSFGALSTVAAALGNVAAAGFLLWAFQRAFLSPHKAGRGLDVDKTLPMEYLVCGIALAAMVAIGVFTEPWLRLSETASQAAAARFVR, encoded by the coding sequence GTGAGCGGCTTCTCCGAAATCTTCTGGGCGCAGCAGTCCGGGCTGCCTTTGCTGGTGCTGCTGCAATTGTTGCCGCTGCTCGGCGCGGCGCTGGTTTTCGTCTTCCAGGAGCGGGCGAGCGCCGTCGTCGCCGGCAAGGTCTTTGCGCTGGGCGAACTGGTGCTCGCCATCGTCGCCACCAGCCGCATCGATCCGCTGCAGCCGGCCCTGCAACTGGCCGAACGCTTTGCGCCGCTGGCCTACCATGTCGCGGTCGATGGCCTCAGCCTGATCTTCCTGCTGGTTACGGCGCTGCTCACGCTGCTGCTGATGCTCTACGGCATGAGTCGCGGCATGATTTCGCCGGGCCGCCTGTACGCTGTGCTGCTGATCGCCGAGGCCGGGCTGGTCGGCATGCTGCTGACGCTCAACGTGGCGTGGTTCGCCTTCTATTCGGCCCTCGAATTGTGGGCGGTGGTCTATCTGCTGCGCCGCTGGGCTTCGTCGCGTGCCGAAATCCATGCGCTGTCGCGCTTCATCCAGTACCAATCCTTCGGCTGGCTGCTCTTCGCGGCCGGCTGCCTGGTCCTCGGCTGGGGCCACGCCGAGGCGACCGGCGGGCGGTGGAGCTTCGACCTGTTTGATCTGGTCGGTGCGGTGCCGGTCGGCAAGTTCCAGACGGCGGCGTTCTACCTGCTGTTCTACGGGCTGGCCGTGCGTACGCCGCTCTTCCCGCTGCACGGCTGGTTGCCGAACATGGCGCAGCATGGCCTGATCGCCGTCGCGCCGGCCCTGATGGTCGGCGTCAAGGTCGGCATCTACGGCATGCTGCGTTTCGTGCTGCCGCTGACGCCGGCGGCGGTGCAGTACTGGCAGCCGTACATCGTCGGCTTCGCCATGGCCGGCATTTTCTTTACCGCGGCGCTCGCCTTCCAGCAGACCAACCTGCGCCGGCTGCTCGCCTTCGCCGTGGTCAGCCACACCAGCCTGCTGGTGATCGGTGTCTTCAGCCTGCATGAGTCGGGCATCCAGGGGGCGGTGCTGCTCGCCGCCAACTTCGGGCTGGCGGTGACCGGCATGTGGTTCATCGTCGGCTTCGTCTTCCGCCGCACCGGGACGACCGAACTGCACGAACTGTCCGGCCTGTTCGAGCGCATTCCCTTCCTGGCCATCGCCTTCTTGGTTTTTGGCCTGGCCATCGTCGGCATGCCCGGCACACCGGGTTTCGATGCCGCCCACCTGGTGCTTGAAGCCGCCATCGACAGCTTCGGGGCCTTGTCTACGGTCGCCGCGGCGCTCGGCAACGTGGCAGCCGCCGGCTTCCTGCTCTGGGCCTTCCAGCGTGCCTTCCTGTCGCCGCACAAGGCGGGTCGAGGGCTGGATGTCGACAAGACGCTGCCGATGGAATACCTGGTCTGCGGCATCGCCCTCGCCGCCATGGTCGCCATCGGCGTGTTTACCGAGCCCTGGCTGCGCCTGAGCGAAACGGCCAGCCAGGCGGCGGCCGCGAGGTTCGTCCGATGA
- a CDS encoding CopG family transcriptional regulator — MEQRTARLTILIDPRKKQIFEEICAANDLTPSQVVRRLVRQYIVDNAGNRELPEWLKPNGKLAE, encoded by the coding sequence ATGGAGCAACGCACGGCACGTCTCACCATCCTGATCGATCCCCGGAAGAAGCAGATTTTCGAGGAAATCTGCGCCGCCAACGACCTGACCCCGTCGCAGGTCGTCCGTCGCCTGGTCCGGCAATACATCGTCGACAACGCGGGCAACCGTGAATTGCCCGAGTGGTTGAAGCCGAACGGCAAACTGGCCGAGTAA